The Chitinivibrionia bacterium genome window below encodes:
- a CDS encoding M23 family metallopeptidase → MNIKVFGVAALLVIIMLSFLFFGIYKKNTQPQVEYTCVVQEEEIEIAEEIPVVIEDTVVVVETLLRGGEGPFNVMERLNIDRRLRQRIIDNLANETDFTALRAGERFAGIFDLDTTKLLEFVYFQNPITTHRVRITYDENGDLESIEYVLEERPSETRHRLLSGTLNSPTLDAELRSMGLSSNLVGVATNVLASRVAFRTDARIGDNFSLLLKEIYFTDTLDNGEIVERTLDERTQVLRLFYSGVRAGRHIGYRFFDAPNSSYNAHYGEDGRAMIFAGLRYPLDRIHITSPFGMRRHPVTGVRAMHWGVDYRARIGTPVFAVAEGRVVKSRQDNLNGNYIAIRHVDGTTSYYLHLSRRMVSVGAQVRARQQIGLSGATGMVTGPHLCFRIRDPRGQWINPSNKRMIATPQLTGEKLEDLRAQISEIREIYERERKEFAIRLAETKDKL, encoded by the coding sequence ATGAATATTAAAGTTTTTGGTGTTGCGGCGCTTCTTGTTATTATAATGTTGTCGTTTTTGTTTTTTGGAATTTACAAAAAAAACACACAGCCGCAAGTTGAATATACGTGCGTGGTACAAGAGGAAGAAATTGAAATTGCAGAAGAAATTCCCGTCGTAATAGAAGATACGGTTGTTGTTGTCGAAACGTTATTACGCGGCGGCGAAGGTCCTTTCAACGTTATGGAACGGCTCAACATAGACAGGCGTTTGCGGCAGAGAATTATAGATAATCTGGCGAACGAAACGGACTTTACCGCGCTTCGGGCAGGCGAGAGATTTGCGGGAATATTTGATTTAGACACAACAAAATTGCTCGAGTTTGTTTATTTTCAAAACCCGATTACAACGCACAGAGTAAGAATAACATACGACGAAAACGGCGACTTGGAGAGTATTGAATACGTCTTGGAAGAGCGACCGAGCGAGACCCGTCATCGCTTACTGAGCGGAACGCTTAACTCGCCGACGCTTGACGCAGAACTTCGCTCTATGGGGCTGTCGTCTAATCTTGTTGGCGTTGCAACCAACGTTTTAGCGAGCAGGGTGGCATTTAGGACAGACGCGCGAATTGGCGACAATTTTTCACTGCTTCTTAAAGAAATATATTTTACCGACACACTCGATAACGGCGAAATCGTCGAAAGAACGCTTGACGAAAGAACGCAAGTTCTTCGCCTTTTTTATTCGGGCGTAAGGGCGGGACGACACATAGGATACAGATTTTTTGACGCGCCAAACTCCTCCTACAACGCGCATTACGGGGAGGACGGACGGGCAATGATTTTTGCAGGACTTCGTTATCCTTTGGACAGAATTCACATTACCTCGCCATTCGGAATGCGCCGTCATCCCGTCACAGGCGTTAGGGCAATGCATTGGGGAGTAGATTATCGCGCAAGGATCGGCACACCCGTTTTTGCAGTAGCGGAGGGTAGGGTAGTAAAGTCAAGGCAGGATAATCTGAACGGAAATTACATTGCAATAAGACACGTTGACGGCACTACGTCGTACTATTTGCACCTCAGCAGACGAATGGTATCAGTCGGCGCGCAAGTAAGGGCAAGACAGCAAATAGGGCTCAGCGGAGCGACAGGAATGGTCACAGGACCGCATTTGTGTTTCCGTATAAGAGACCCGAGAGGGCAATGGATAAATCCGTCGAACAAACGAATGATTGCCACTCCGCAACTTACAGGCGAAAAATTAGAAGACCTTCGTGCGCAAATCTCCGAAATAAGAGAAATTTACGAAAGAGAACGAAAAGAATTCGCCATTCGCCTCGCCGAAACAAAAGACAAACTATGA
- the aroA gene encoding 3-phosphoshikimate 1-carboxyvinyltransferase: protein MEWKVKKSTLNGTLEIPASKSHTIRALLISALADGESVVKKPLLTGDGYTALNAVKAIGAKYENKTDGLHIFGIGGKVNLAKTVDMENSGTGLNLFCAAAATGETPIRFDGDTSLCSRPMESLLGALEKLGAKVEYHAEFGKPPFTICGKINGGSVEITGNNSQYLSSLLLVAPLLERKIEISLPSLFERPYVKMTLWWLDKMGIKYSADFDNLKFLVEGNQKYSPINETIAGDFSSATFSAVGAALTKGKLDIRNIDFTDPQGDKAIFEIIEKMGATIQKTSTGAIVSRSGDLHGLDIDLNATPDALPAISVLATQAKSPVKIFNVAQARIKETDRISAMNAELTKMGAKIEEFDDGMMIYPSKLLGAKVSGRGDHRIVMSLALAGMVADGETVIDTAEAAAVTYPTFRDDFNNIGANIE from the coding sequence ATGGAATGGAAAGTAAAAAAATCGACGTTGAACGGAACTCTTGAAATCCCCGCTTCAAAGTCGCATACTATTCGCGCGCTTCTTATTTCCGCGCTTGCGGACGGGGAATCCGTCGTAAAAAAGCCGCTTCTTACGGGCGACGGCTACACCGCGCTCAACGCCGTAAAGGCAATAGGCGCAAAATACGAAAACAAAACGGACGGACTGCATATATTTGGCATTGGCGGCAAGGTAAATCTTGCAAAAACCGTAGATATGGAGAATTCGGGCACGGGACTGAATTTGTTCTGCGCGGCGGCGGCAACGGGTGAAACGCCAATTCGCTTCGACGGCGATACTTCGCTTTGTTCTCGCCCTATGGAAAGTTTGCTCGGCGCCCTCGAAAAACTTGGGGCGAAAGTGGAATATCACGCGGAATTCGGCAAGCCGCCGTTTACAATTTGCGGGAAAATTAACGGCGGAAGTGTAGAAATCACGGGTAATAATTCGCAATATCTTTCTTCTTTGTTGCTTGTAGCACCGCTTTTGGAAAGAAAAATCGAAATTTCGCTTCCTTCGCTTTTTGAGCGCCCTTACGTTAAAATGACCCTTTGGTGGCTCGACAAAATGGGCATAAAATATTCGGCGGATTTCGATAATTTGAAGTTTTTAGTCGAGGGAAATCAGAAATATTCTCCGATAAACGAGACTATTGCGGGCGATTTTTCTTCGGCGACTTTTTCGGCAGTCGGAGCGGCTCTTACAAAAGGCAAACTCGATATTCGCAACATAGATTTCACCGACCCGCAAGGCGATAAAGCAATATTTGAAATAATTGAGAAAATGGGTGCCACCATTCAAAAAACATCGACGGGCGCAATCGTATCAAGAAGCGGCGACTTGCACGGTTTGGATATTGACCTTAACGCAACACCCGATGCGCTTCCGGCAATCAGCGTTTTGGCAACGCAGGCAAAATCGCCCGTAAAAATTTTCAATGTTGCCCAAGCGCGAATTAAGGAAACGGACAGAATTTCGGCAATGAACGCGGAGCTCACAAAAATGGGCGCAAAAATCGAAGAATTTGACGACGGAATGATGATTTATCCGTCCAAACTTTTGGGTGCAAAAGTAAGCGGTCGCGGCGACCACAGAATTGTGATGTCCCTTGCTCTTGCGGGAATGGTTGCCGACGGCGAAACAGTAATAGACACAGCGGAAGCGGCGGCGGTTACATATCCGACTTTCAGAGATGATTTTAACAATATCGGCGCAAACATAGAGTAA
- the tgt gene encoding tRNA guanosine(34) transglycosylase Tgt gives MLPFEHITTNKNSAARAGKITTAHGEIQTPVFMPVGTQATVKTLSPHELYDLGADIILANTYHLHLRPSSEIIAQAGGLHKFENFHKPILTDSGGFQVFSLKDTLKITDDGVWFQSHLDGSKHFFTPESVIQIEHNLGADIIMPFDECPPSTAEIPAIKRACERTIKWAARCKKSHEEIPFYHGYPQYLFGIVQGGVNENLRAYCAKELIDMDFDGYSIGGLAVGESNEDMYKIAGFTANILPQNKPRYLMGVGKPTDIIECIDRGVDMFDCVMPTRNARNGSVYSWNGQVNIRNAKHKTDFDNPIDKDCDCYTCKNFSRAYIRHLYHAGEILALRLLSLHNVHFYVNLVKEARRQILANSFDEWKKDILSRIGK, from the coding sequence ATGCTACCGTTTGAACACATAACAACAAACAAAAACTCTGCCGCTCGCGCAGGGAAAATCACAACCGCTCACGGCGAAATTCAAACGCCCGTGTTTATGCCCGTCGGAACTCAGGCGACCGTGAAAACGCTTTCGCCGCACGAACTTTACGATTTGGGCGCGGACATTATTTTGGCGAATACTTATCATTTGCATTTGCGCCCGTCAAGCGAAATAATTGCACAGGCGGGAGGGCTTCATAAGTTCGAGAATTTTCACAAACCCATACTTACCGACTCGGGCGGATTTCAGGTTTTTTCGCTGAAAGATACGCTCAAAATTACCGACGACGGCGTGTGGTTTCAGTCGCATTTGGACGGTTCCAAACATTTTTTTACGCCCGAAAGCGTTATTCAAATCGAGCATAATCTTGGCGCGGATATAATTATGCCGTTTGACGAATGCCCGCCGTCCACCGCCGAAATTCCCGCAATAAAAAGGGCTTGCGAACGCACAATAAAATGGGCGGCGCGTTGCAAAAAATCGCACGAAGAAATACCGTTTTATCACGGATATCCGCAATATTTGTTCGGAATTGTGCAGGGCGGAGTTAATGAAAATCTGCGTGCATACTGCGCAAAAGAACTTATTGATATGGACTTTGACGGCTATTCGATAGGCGGTCTTGCGGTAGGGGAGAGCAATGAAGATATGTATAAAATCGCTGGTTTTACGGCGAATATCTTGCCGCAAAATAAGCCGCGCTACCTTATGGGAGTGGGAAAACCGACGGATATTATAGAGTGTATCGACAGGGGAGTGGATATGTTCGACTGCGTTATGCCGACAAGAAACGCGCGAAACGGCTCGGTTTATTCGTGGAACGGGCAGGTAAACATCCGAAACGCAAAGCACAAAACCGATTTTGACAACCCGATTGACAAAGATTGCGACTGTTATACCTGCAAAAATTTTTCGCGGGCGTATATTCGTCATTTGTATCACGCGGGCGAAATTCTGGCGCTTCGTCTGCTTTCGCTTCACAACGTCCATTTTTACGTGAATTTGGTTAAAGAAGCAAGAAGACAAATTTTAGCAAATTCTTTCGACGAATGGAAAAAGGATATACTTTCGAGAATTGGCAAATAG